A region of Sulfurovum sp. DNA encodes the following proteins:
- a CDS encoding MlaE family lipid ABC transporter permease subunit produces the protein MKRNFIQWKDNQDQLILKATGEWTLHHISTIEAELQAVPVTKKIFWDLSLVTNFDSSGILLFMEHLKYFNTKTEVIVTGYTQSQKEMYNLLQEHTVENVSAQKSSFLEDIGKVTIKTLSDIKDFITFLGHLFATLFYTFVHPRTIRFKEMAYHIHQSGFNALIIIGLTSFLVGMVIAYQGAVQLAKFGADIFIVDTVGISIVRELGPMITAIVIAGRSGSAYTAEIGAMKITEEIAAMRTMGFDSYHFLVLPRIFALMIALPLLIFFSDIIGILGGMVASGIVTGISYDQFISRLYEVLEVKHYILGMIKGPVFAFLIAAIACFRGFQVSDNTESIGLHTTASVVNAIFMVIAFDALFSVLYTELGL, from the coding sequence ATGAAGAGAAACTTTATTCAATGGAAAGATAATCAAGATCAGCTTATACTTAAGGCAACTGGAGAGTGGACGCTTCATCATATATCAACCATAGAGGCAGAGCTGCAGGCTGTTCCTGTGACAAAAAAGATCTTTTGGGATCTCTCTTTGGTTACTAACTTTGATAGCTCAGGGATCCTGCTTTTCATGGAACATCTCAAGTACTTTAATACAAAGACAGAGGTAATTGTGACAGGTTACACGCAAAGCCAAAAAGAGATGTATAATCTATTACAAGAACATACAGTAGAGAATGTCTCCGCTCAAAAGAGTAGTTTTCTAGAAGATATAGGGAAAGTGACAATAAAGACACTTTCAGATATAAAGGATTTTATCACTTTTTTAGGACACTTGTTTGCCACTTTATTTTATACTTTTGTTCACCCCCGAACTATTCGCTTCAAAGAGATGGCTTATCACATTCATCAGTCTGGATTCAACGCACTTATCATTATTGGACTGACTTCTTTCCTTGTGGGGATGGTTATTGCCTATCAAGGGGCAGTACAGCTTGCTAAATTTGGAGCTGATATTTTTATTGTCGATACAGTAGGTATTTCTATTGTTAGAGAACTAGGACCGATGATTACTGCAATTGTTATTGCAGGCAGGAGTGGTTCGGCTTATACAGCAGAGATTGGTGCAATGAAGATTACCGAAGAGATTGCCGCTATGCGTACAATGGGGTTTGACTCTTACCATTTTCTGGTACTGCCACGTATCTTTGCATTGATGATTGCTTTACCACTACTGATATTTTTTTCAGACATTATAGGAATACTTGGTGGAATGGTGGCTTCAGGTATAGTGACTGGCATCTCTTATGATCAGTTCATTTCCAGACTCTATGAGGTACTTGAGGTAAAGCACTATATACTAGGAATGATTAAGGGACCAGTATTTGCCTTTCTAATTGCTGCAATTGCATGTTTTCGTGGTTTTCAAGTTTCAGATAATACAGAAAGTATTGGGTTACATACTACAGCATCAGTCGTTAATGCCATTTTTATGGTTATTGCGTTTGATGCACTCTTTTCGGTTCTCTACACGGAGCTTGGTTTATGA